A single Triticum dicoccoides isolate Atlit2015 ecotype Zavitan chromosome 2A, WEW_v2.0, whole genome shotgun sequence DNA region contains:
- the LOC119354522 gene encoding uncharacterized protein LOC119354522 produces MAEDQSGPPAADGVVVAMKGHPGSGKSTVARAIASALRCPLLDKDDVRDCTLHLEHAAAGSGILNDLSYAVLWRLAERQLRLGLSIVVDSPLSRRAHLDALARLPAALVIVVECRPGNQDEWRRRLEERGGVLADDGWHKPKTWADLERLVEGYQGCTNYDIGDVPRIVVDTTDPTVSTEAIAVRVVDFIRPLLARAH; encoded by the coding sequence ATGGCCGAGGATCAATCTGGCCCGCCGGCAGCGGACGGGGTGGTGGTGGCGATGAAGGGCCATCCGGGGTCAGGCAAGTCTACGGTGGCTCGTGCCATCGCCTCCGCGCTCCGATGCCCGCTCCTTGACAAGGACGACGTGCGGGACTGCACCCTGCACCTCGAGCACGCTGCCGCCGGCAGCGGCATCCTCAACGACCTCTCCTACGCCGTGCTCTGGAGGTTGGCCGAGAGGCAGCTCCGGCTTGGCCTGTCCATCGTCGTCGACTCCCCACTGTCGCGTCGAGCCCATCTCGATGCTCTGGCCCGCTTGCCTGCTGCACTTGTTATCGTTGTGGAATGCCGGCCAGGCAACCAAGATGAATGGCGCCGCAGGCTGGAGGAGCGTGGAGGTGTCTTGGCCGATGATGGATGGCATAAGCCCAAGACGTGGGCCGACCTAGAAAGGCTTGTGGAAGGGTACCAAGGTTGCACAAACTATGACATTGGGGATGTGCCGAGGATCGTTGTGGATACAACGGACCCAACGGTCAGCACAGAGGCAATCGCTGTCAGGGTTGTGGATTTTATTAGGCCTCTTCTAGCCCGTGCGCATTAG
- the LOC119354523 gene encoding CST complex subunit TEN1-like isoform X1: MAPSTLKPDVPITLQELEPSSEMFKQGASLRVTGILQSYDVDSAVVVIQDGSARLKIDTQNLRDISFRSNSTFQFIGELLIQPNNDAILQARVGRNVDGLDLNLYQQSLIIRRQHEAKLLSSRRP, translated from the exons ATGGCACCTTCTACTCTAAAACCAGATGTGCCTATTACTTTGCAAGAGCTAGAGCCCTCCTCAGAGATGTTCAAGCAAGGGGCATCCCTTCGGGTAACAGGAAT CCTTCAGTCATATGATGTGGACTCTGCAGTTGTTGTCATTCAAGATGGCAGTGCTAGACTGAAGATTGATACTCAAAACCTGAGAGACATTAGTTTCCGCAGCAATTCCACGTTCCAGTTCATCGGTGAACTCCTGATCCAGCCAAATAACGAT GCGATTCTACAAGCACGTGTGGGCAGGAATGTTGATGGACTTGACCTGAACCTTTACCAGCAGTCTTTGATCATCCGACGGCAACATGAAGCCAAACTACTGAGCTCCAGGAGGCCATGA
- the LOC119354523 gene encoding CST complex subunit TEN1-like isoform X2, with the protein MAPSTLKPDVPITLQELEPSSEMFKQGASLRVTGMYVCSAVVVIQDGSARLKIDTQNLRDISFRSNSTFQFIGELLIQPNNDAILQARVGRNVDGLDLNLYQQSLIIRRQHEAKLLSSRRP; encoded by the exons ATGGCACCTTCTACTCTAAAACCAGATGTGCCTATTACTTTGCAAGAGCTAGAGCCCTCCTCAGAGATGTTCAAGCAAGGGGCATCCCTTCGGGTAACAGGAATGTATGTGTGCAGTGCAG TTGTTGTCATTCAAGATGGCAGTGCTAGACTGAAGATTGATACTCAAAACCTGAGAGACATTAGTTTCCGCAGCAATTCCACGTTCCAGTTCATCGGTGAACTCCTGATCCAGCCAAATAACGAT GCGATTCTACAAGCACGTGTGGGCAGGAATGTTGATGGACTTGACCTGAACCTTTACCAGCAGTCTTTGATCATCCGACGGCAACATGAAGCCAAACTACTGAGCTCCAGGAGGCCATGA